CTTATGTAAGATGGACTCACTGCTCAGGAGACTCCAACACTGTGGTCATGAATGGGAGGGTGGACTTCCCATAAAAGAAGCTGGCCCACCAGTGGCCAGGGTCGGCCTTGGGGAGACCTGAGAGGAGCAAAGGAGGGTCAGGATGTTGTCATCCCAGTGGGGTCCTGTCCCTCTCCACACTCCCCCCACCTCAGGATGTGAACTTTGCCCTTAAACCGGCTGGTTCCGCACTCACCCGGGGGGTAGGGCACGGTGTCCCCGGGGTACACTGCACTTCCgcaggagctgctgctggacGAGGAGCCCAGGCGTCCTGGGGAAGGGAGGCGGGTCAGCCACAAGGCCCTAGCCCAGCTCTGGGCGGGGCCGGCGAGGGGCTACTTACGCCGGTAGTAGTCATGGGTAGCCACGAGCGAGCCGCTAGAAGGGATGGCTGCCATCCTTCAGGACCCGCGCGCTGTGGAGACCTGAGCAAAATGTGGGCCTGGTCACCGCACAGCGGAGTGGGCTCCGAGTCCTCCCGGCCCTGTTAGCAGCCGGGCTTCCGAGTGGTTCTAACCAGCCCGGACCGGCTGCACGGTGAGACAAAGGCGCTTTGTAAATGCCCGGCCCCTAGAAGGCGCGCGCCTCCCCCACCTCCGGCCGCCGCCTTCACCTCGGCGGCAATCCTTCCTCGAGGACCTCGGCGCACGATCACGGGTGGTAATGCGTGGAGCACTAGGCCACGGAACCCATTTGCAGCAATACCCACGGGAGACCGCGAAGCCACGAACTGCGCGCGATGCGCACGCGCGGACTTACTCGCCGGCCTGCACGGGCAACAGATACGTCACGAAGGGTGGAGCGAGCGGCAAGGCCCCGCCTCTATTACGGGGGGGGCGGGCATCCCTGAGATCTTTGAGCCCTAGAGACCTCTTTTAGATCCGCCCTAGCACGATGGGGTCCCGCCCTTCCCTATTAGACTCCACCGCTAGCCGAGCGAAGATCCGCCCCACCTTCTGCAACGCTGAGTTTTTTCCACCTTGGCCCAAACCGCTTTGATCAAACATCAGGGGTCTACCTCTATGCAAAGTCTAGCTCTGCTGCTTTTCACTTCCTTGTTCGGACTGGGGGCACCTGGTCCCAGACAGAAGTGGTTAAAGAATCTCCTGCGGTTCCTGTGCCCTCAGTCTGTGCCACCCCGCGTTCGTGGCCTCACGTAGCCCAGTTTGTCTGGTGTTTTCTCCTTTACTTGTTGCTGTCCGCTGTTTACGCTGATCTCCGCAGGCTTTGTTTTCCAAGTGCCTCACTCCGACTCTTGGCTCAGTAAGTTCCTCTAACTCACCTAAGTAAGCACAAGGGCGGCTGCCCCTGCGTGCGTGTCTGCATCGAAATCTCAGTTTTCTGGTGCACTGTATAGTGCCTGGGGCCCCCAAGCGGCCCTTCAGGGACTAGCCGGCTCTTGGCAAGCTCAGAAGTCACCCCTGTCCTTCCAAGTCGTGCTTCTCACTCTTCACTGGTCCCAGACCTGTGTTCTATTGCTTGGAAAGGAGGGATGGAAGATGAGGTACAGATGAAGGCTTGGGGGCGGGGAGAGCTGTGAACAGAGGCAGTCTCTAGTAGCTATAGCATCCGGCAGATACTTGCACTATTGCACTGTTGGTCAGAATCCTCGTGTTTGTGGGAATCAAGTGCTTGGAGCTCCAAGGTTGACCAGCATATTCtggcctcccttccctccccaggcaGTTTTCTGCCAGACCCCCATGGGGACTGGGAGGACCATGAGCCAGTTTTGTGCAGCAAGCTTCTCTTACAACAAAAGATGCTAGACTTGCCTTCACGCCGGGGTTCAGGAAAAGCCTAGACTCGTAGGACCCAAGGGGTACTCTTGTGTCCCTGAGGTCTCGAGGAGGCTTTGACTGAGACCCTTTGCTTGGATTTGTTGAGACCTAGTCTGCAAACACGGGACACCAGACAAGAAGCAACCCAGCAGGGATGCTGGTTTAGAGGCAACAGGGAGAGGGGTAAGGTTTGAGtttgaagaaccaaagttcctccattttgtcctctgctTCCATCTTGTGTTTTGTGTAAGCTATTTCCTGTAAAActcagaaatggctaggggcaaaagtaacagggtagccCTCTGGAAAGTACAGATAATACAGAATATCCCCACCTGAAGGTCAGCCAATAAGTAAACTTGACAAGCAACAGAAgagttctaaaataaaatttctgaaaagtccctagatatgagccaatcaggattgaacccGTCGCCccacaccctgctaatgtaacttttctggtttttacctttaaataatgccctctagaagggcgGGGTACCTCCTCTTGCTGCTGGTGCGTCAGTTGCTTTGACAAGGTCCCTGCCGGCGTGTAAATGTGCCCACAGTAAGTAAGCATTGCTTTTGCATTTTTGGTGAGtcggtctccctggtggtcttttggggtccccagggactggggtatAATGAAAGAGAGGTGGGGGCAGTTGACATGGCAGCAGCTGAAGTTTGACCAGTCCAGGTGACACCAGAAGGGTTAGGCTTACTTCATGGCTTCAGGCTCTGTGACTTACCCTGGATAGCCCTGACCAAGTACATGGGCATCGCCTATGGTTAGTAGCTGTTTCTTTTAGTGAAACATTTCCTCTGGAAAGGAAGTAAGGAATCTCTCAGGAAAACAAGGGAGCTGATGAGGgtgggagggtggtggtggtgaagacttttaattccagcactcaggaggcaaaggaaggcagatctctgtgagtttgaggccaacctggtctacagagtgagttctgggacagccaaggatacacaaaatcttgaaaaaccaaaaccaagggctggagagatggcttagaggttaagagcactggctgttctttcagagatcatgagttcaattcccagcaactctaaggtggctcacaaccatctctaatgagatctggtgccctcttctggcatacagacagaacactgtatactgaataaataaataaatctttaaaaaacaaagaatacaagAGAACTGTTACAGGAACTCACGAGACTCTCTCCAGGTGCTATAAAGAGTAAACagtttcggggctggagagatggctcagtggttaagaacactaactgctcttccagaggacctgggtttaattcccagcgtCCACATGGCAGCTAGCAACTGTCTTGTTGTAACTCTAAGAtctcacaccctcacacatacatgcaaataaaataaaaataaattaaaaaagagtaaaCAGTTTCTGGAGACAAGGAGCTGTTTCAGCAGAGTTGCCTACAGGCTGGGAATTCAAGACTTGCAGCTTTCATGACTTGTCACCAGGCTAATGTGAGCTTTTGGTGATTGATGAAGCTGCCTGGGTCACTGACACTTTTGTAGGTAACCAATCATCcattttaatagtttattttctcaCTGGTATGACAAATTACCTGACAAAAGTGACTCAAAGGAGCGTGTAGTCCATGGTGGGACATCACGGCAGCAGGGATGTTAGGCAGCTTGGTCACTTGGTGTCAGCAgttgggaaacagagagagagaaatgctcaGCTCACTCCCCTCTCccgctttttctttgtttatccaAGAACCTCgaatggtgctgtccacatttAGGGGATACCTTTCTACCTCAGttccaatctagaaactccctcatgGACATGCTcaaaggtttgtttccatggtgattagAAATCCACCACACCCAAGCTTTTGTCAGTAATTCTGATAAACTCACTGGTTCGTCCACAAGCTAGACTTGGAATTTTCTCTTTGATCTGTCATGGATGTCCTATCTGGGGTGAACGGATGCTTGCTCATGTCCCCCAGGAAAAGCCATGCAACATCTGTGTAGTGCAGGCCAAGGGCTAGAGAGACCAGGCTGAGGAAAAGGACTGCCAGGACCCAGCTGCAAAGAACTTTGGAAGAAGGACTCAGACAACTTGTACAGACCTGAGACAGGGTCAGGGGTCAGGACTCACGCTGTTCATTTATCTGCCCTGATTTGAGGGATGGTGGTTATTCAGCAGGAACACAGATGGGTCAGATGGGGTTTAGGCAATATGCATAGTACTATCCCAGAGTAGGGCTGAGGTGGAGGACAGGCAGGGGTTACGGTTTCTATGTGGGGAACAGGGCTTCCAGGTCTTCTACTGAGGGTGACTGACTCTCTAACCTTGTGATCTGTTTCCAGGACTGGATTATCTCTCTACTCATCAAACGGGTCCTGATGTGTGCCATGCACAACAGGAGGTCAGAATGCAAAGATGCAGAGAGGCATTCACTGAAGAAGCAGCTGCTGCCCTGCACAGATACGGGAAGGTCCTGAGACAGGCAGGAACTATGTACACTGGTCCATTAAGGAGGTTGGAGCCAGGTCTCACCTCCTGTTCACTGCACTCAGCATGAGGTGCCTTGACTGCTTCCCACAGGGAACAGGGTGTGTGTGGCTTGTGGTCACTGACAACTTCACAACCTGTGTTGTCCTGTTCTGGGGATGTGCAGCCTCTCCAAATCTGCTCAGTGGGTCTAGGTTGTGACCCACCTGGGGCCTTTCTGGATGTCTTAGGGCTAGAAGGTTTGGAGGCGCAGTCTTCTCCTGGGGTTGGACAGGTTAAGACTATAGAAGAGCTATGCCTGTTTCTCCGCTATAGGATTCTCTTGGGAGCAGAGTTTGTGGTCCAAGGTGTAGCGTGTGGGTCAGCACCTGAGAAAGGAGTGAAAAGGGACCGTGAGAAATTCCCACATTGGGCTAACTAGGTGCCTCACTTGGATGGATGTGGCTGGGGGAGGCTTCATTGGGGAGACTGACAATGGGGACCATATGCAGATTATCCCCAGCTTGGCTTTAAGGCTGCTGTCTCTCCCAGGCCACCCTTGGCTGTGCTCTGGGCCTGTCTGTCCCTATGCGggtgtgtctctccctctcctccccctgccctctccctctgtttccccttctttctttctttctttctttNNNNNNNNNNNNNNNNNNNNNNNNNNNNNNNNNNNNNNNNNNNNNNNNNNNNNNNNNNNNNNNNNNNNNNNNNNNNNNNNNNNNNNNNNNNNNNNNNNNNNNNNNNNNNNNNNNNNNNNNNNNNNNNNNNNNNNNNNNNNNNNNNNNNNNNNNNNNNNNNNNNNNNNNNNNNNNNNNNNNNNNNNNNNNNNNNNNNNNNNCCCGGCCTCCCCTTCTTTCTTATCTAAGATGAAGTCTCACTCTGCTATCCAGGCTGGCTCTAGACCTTTGGGCTTaagtgatcctcttgcttcagccttgcAAGCGCAGAAGTCCCAGGCATGCACCACGGTGCCAACTTTGggatattcattatttttccttgtaACTAGGAATGCTTCATGAATTTGCATGGCATCCTTGTGCAGGGACCATGTTAATCTCTGTATCATTCCAGTTTCAATATATGTGCTGCCATAGGGAGCATgggatattctttctttaaagtggAAAAATACAACCTGGCAAGTACAGCCACTTGTCTTGCAAACTCAGTAACCTGAGTTAGGTCTTTGGAACCCTCATAAAGGTGaatggagagaaatgactccacgaaattgtcttttgacctctACACATTCTAGTTAGTGTGGGGCAAGGAACTGTAGGGCTTGGTCCTCAGCTACCCAGCCTCTGTGCAGCTTGCTATGACCTCAGGGTAGACACCTAGCCCTTTCTTATCTCCTCTGACGTGCCTAGTGAGGCCAGTTACATCACTGTCAGACTCCAGCTGCTGACTTGTCTCTGGGTCATGGTTCATATTGGAAATCCAGGCTTAGGATCCCTGAAGTGTGGCCTCTCCCTGGCTGCTTGATCTGGCCCGCAGCTGACTTGCGATTTCACGTCTACTATGAATTACCACAGGCGGAGTGGATGCCAGCCAACTAAAAAGGGTGAGGTCAGAGAAAACCCGCCTTTCTCTGCTTGGTGGATTTTGGAGGCCTCAGGGTCTGCAAGGCTTAGGTACTAGGCCAAGACAGAGGAGAATGAAAGGATATGAATTTTGGTCTCTAGCTATGGGAAACGAGGACAGAGAACTATGTGTATATGAGTCCACTGTTGGCTTGCTGCACAGAGCCTGGTTCGGTCCAGATTGCCGCTTGGATGCTGTCTTTGTACAGATGGTGCTGGTGGGCACGTTTCTGATGGCCCAAGTGGATGATGACCAAGATTTCACACTTAGTGGAAAGGAAAGGTGTTCAGAGTCTGTGTTATAATGTCTACCTGCCATCCCCCACTCCTTGCTGTGGGACattccttctgtacactgtgagtaGGTATTAccctcattg
This portion of the Microtus ochrogaster isolate Prairie Vole_2 linkage group LG8, MicOch1.0, whole genome shotgun sequence genome encodes:
- the Ppdpf gene encoding pancreatic progenitor cell differentiation and proliferation factor — its product is MAAIPSSGSLVATHDYYRRRLGSSSSSSSCGSAVYPGDTVPYPPGLPKADPGHWWASFFYGKSTLPFMTTVLESPEHPAESSQASRSPITLGLAPETLKQQPVVHPGQANRRTPS